One Deinococcus sp. LM3 genomic region harbors:
- a CDS encoding MBL fold metallo-hydrolase, whose product MSPKKPDPTSRKPAATGKAATGKASPARKTPAASRNAATGQATGRATPGSAKTAGEAGASRTGASRTATGRATPGRTPTGRRGRAKARSGPGASDLLGLLILVVTGSLAACGWIRQQDAAPAGSGPGTGAAPGTAGGTVTIRFLDVGQGDAILIRSPEGKTALIDGGRSAERLSDQLEKYGVTRLDLMIASHADADHIAGLVPAAALKPRVFINNGLGGTTQTWERLVRALQGVDATFTKASNQTVNLGSVKLRVIAPPPGMPDDQNLNSVGLAVQFGEFRALLTGDSETEETEGWLAQERADLRGPFQVYKSIHHGASNGDNAAWLANVRPENVVISVGQNSYGHPTAQTLRLYRQTGARVYRTDRHGTVTFEGRADGTYTADTER is encoded by the coding sequence GTGAGCCCCAAGAAACCCGACCCCACCTCCCGCAAACCAGCCGCGACCGGCAAGGCCGCCACGGGCAAGGCCAGCCCGGCCCGCAAGACCCCCGCTGCCAGCCGGAACGCCGCCACCGGTCAGGCCACCGGCCGGGCCACCCCCGGAAGCGCGAAAACCGCCGGGGAGGCCGGCGCGTCCCGCACGGGTGCCAGCCGCACGGCAACGGGTCGCGCTACCCCCGGCCGGACCCCCACTGGCCGCCGGGGCCGTGCGAAGGCCCGCAGCGGACCGGGCGCCTCGGACCTGCTGGGCCTGCTGATCCTGGTCGTGACCGGCAGCCTCGCCGCGTGCGGCTGGATCCGCCAGCAGGACGCCGCCCCCGCCGGCAGCGGCCCCGGCACAGGCGCGGCGCCGGGGACGGCCGGCGGGACCGTCACCATCCGCTTCCTGGACGTGGGGCAGGGGGACGCCATCCTGATCCGCAGCCCCGAGGGCAAGACCGCCCTGATCGACGGGGGCCGCAGCGCCGAGCGCCTGAGCGACCAGCTGGAGAAGTACGGCGTGACCCGCCTGGACCTGATGATCGCCTCGCACGCGGACGCCGACCACATCGCGGGCCTCGTGCCGGCCGCCGCGCTGAAGCCCCGCGTGTTCATCAACAACGGCCTGGGCGGCACCACCCAGACCTGGGAGCGGCTCGTCCGGGCGCTGCAGGGCGTGGACGCCACCTTCACGAAGGCCAGCAACCAGACCGTGAACCTGGGCAGCGTGAAACTGCGCGTCATCGCGCCGCCCCCCGGCATGCCGGACGACCAGAACCTGAACAGCGTCGGACTGGCCGTGCAGTTCGGGGAGTTCCGCGCCCTGCTGACCGGCGACAGCGAAACCGAGGAAACCGAGGGCTGGCTCGCGCAGGAACGCGCGGACCTGCGCGGCCCCTTCCAGGTGTACAAGAGCATTCACCACGGAGCCAGTAACGGCGACAACGCCGCGTGGCTGGCGAACGTCCGGCCCGAGAACGTGGTGATCAGCGTCGGGCAGAACAGTTACGGCCACCCGACCGCGCAGACACTGCGGCTGTACCGGCAGACCGGCGCGCGCGTGTACCGCACGGACCGTCACGGCACCGTCACCTTCGAGGGCCGCGCGGACGGCACGTACACCGCCGACACCGAACGCTGA
- a CDS encoding peptidylprolyl isomerase: MKHAALILTALLALTACQQKDDATTTDTKTDTAATDTPTDTPATETPATDTKADAAPAVTEPGRVPAGFTVVPALAKEPVRTFDAEPDMALTEGKDYYALLDTSKGQILVDLYEQETPVTVNNFVFLARNLYFDGIRFHRVIDGFMAQTGDPKSVDDSKKAEWGTGDPGYKFADEFRQKLTFDSGGILAMANSGPATNGSQFFITFEPTEFLNGKHTIFGKVVTGDDTLPKLTRTMDQSNAEIEGATADEILSVRILTKG, translated from the coding sequence ATGAAACACGCTGCCCTGATCCTGACCGCGCTTCTCGCACTGACCGCCTGCCAGCAGAAGGACGACGCGACCACGACCGACACGAAGACGGACACGGCCGCGACGGACACCCCCACCGACACCCCGGCGACCGAGACGCCGGCCACGGACACGAAGGCGGACGCCGCCCCGGCCGTCACCGAGCCCGGCCGGGTTCCCGCCGGGTTCACGGTCGTCCCGGCCCTGGCGAAGGAACCCGTGCGGACATTCGACGCCGAGCCGGACATGGCCCTCACCGAGGGTAAGGACTACTACGCGCTGCTCGACACCAGCAAGGGCCAGATCCTGGTGGACCTGTACGAGCAGGAGACGCCGGTCACCGTGAACAACTTCGTGTTCCTGGCCCGCAACCTGTACTTCGACGGTATCCGCTTCCACCGCGTGATCGACGGGTTCATGGCGCAGACCGGCGACCCCAAGAGCGTGGACGACAGCAAGAAGGCCGAGTGGGGCACCGGCGACCCCGGTTACAAGTTCGCGGACGAGTTCCGGCAGAAACTCACCTTCGACAGCGGCGGCATTCTCGCCATGGCGAACAGCGGCCCCGCCACGAACGGCAGCCAGTTCTTCATCACCTTCGAACCGACCGAGTTCCTGAACGGCAAACACACCATCTTCGGGAAGGTCGTGACCGGCGACGACACCCTGCCGAAACTGACGCGCACCATGGACCAGAGCAACGCCGAGATCGAGGGCGCCACTGCCGACGAGATCCTCAGCGTGCGGATTCTGACCAAGGGCTGA
- a CDS encoding FAD-dependent oxidoreductase translates to MFGPVSPRSRPQPGHLYDVAVVGAGLAGTELAWRLARAGRDVLLVSQALDHLGNLYQPTTQGVIFPPGSLFEEVRAALHPDTDGWTFHRHLKARVEETAGIHLLQSTVTTLDEEETQIVLSTWEGPKLHARLCVLAVGAFLKGRLLVGDTMDEAGRLSEVAYDFLADDLTASGIWLIGNERRAEGEGVEPPYEVRFLTPAPTELDGFRVNRLERVRMLGQCTPGEHTYDSVLRDAARLAQHLLTEVDA, encoded by the coding sequence ATGTTTGGTCCTGTTTCCCCCAGAAGTCGCCCGCAACCGGGGCACCTGTACGACGTGGCCGTGGTCGGCGCCGGGCTGGCCGGAACGGAACTGGCGTGGCGGCTGGCCCGCGCGGGCCGGGACGTGCTGCTGGTCTCGCAGGCACTCGATCACCTGGGCAACCTGTACCAGCCGACCACGCAGGGCGTGATCTTCCCACCGGGCAGCCTGTTCGAGGAGGTGCGCGCCGCGCTGCACCCCGACACGGACGGCTGGACCTTCCACCGGCACCTGAAGGCCCGTGTGGAGGAAACCGCCGGAATTCACCTGCTCCAGAGCACCGTGACCACCCTGGACGAGGAAGAGACGCAGATCGTGCTCTCGACCTGGGAAGGGCCGAAACTGCACGCCCGGCTGTGCGTGCTGGCCGTCGGTGCGTTCCTGAAGGGCCGCCTGCTGGTGGGGGACACCATGGACGAGGCCGGGCGGCTCAGCGAGGTCGCGTACGACTTCCTGGCAGACGACCTGACCGCCAGCGGCATCTGGCTGATCGGCAACGAACGCCGCGCCGAGGGTGAGGGCGTGGAACCCCCGTACGAGGTGCGCTTCCTGACGCCCGCCCCCACCGAACTCGACGGCTTCCGCGTGAACCGCCTGGAGCGCGTGCGGATGCTGGGCCAGTGCACGCCCGGCGAGCACACCTACGACAGCGTGCTGCGCGACGCGGCCCGCCTCGCGCAGCACCTTCTGACGGAGGTGGACGCGTGA
- the cmk gene encoding (d)CMP kinase, whose amino-acid sequence MIVTIDGVAASGKSSVSSGVAQALGVPYVSSGLLYRAATLLGLEAGLDLHAAPRLLTLLGAHPVRLEPLAGGNRVWQGDRELTDDLHSTRVDRGVSVVAALPEVREWVDAQLRALPEPFVAEGRDMGTNVFPHASHKFYLTASARIRAERRARERPEDVPAIEAALQRRDELDTVQSAPAPDALVIDTGPLDLQGVIDTILTRLR is encoded by the coding sequence ATGATCGTGACCATTGACGGCGTGGCGGCCAGCGGAAAATCCAGCGTGTCCTCGGGGGTCGCGCAGGCGCTCGGGGTGCCCTACGTGAGCAGCGGCCTGCTGTACCGCGCCGCGACCCTGCTGGGCCTGGAGGCGGGCCTGGATCTGCACGCCGCCCCCCGGCTGCTGACCCTGCTGGGCGCGCACCCGGTCCGCCTGGAACCCCTGGCCGGCGGGAACCGCGTGTGGCAGGGCGACCGTGAACTCACCGACGACCTGCACTCGACCCGTGTGGACCGGGGGGTCAGTGTCGTGGCGGCCCTGCCGGAGGTGCGCGAGTGGGTGGACGCCCAGCTGCGCGCCCTGCCCGAACCCTTCGTGGCCGAGGGCCGCGACATGGGCACCAACGTGTTCCCGCACGCCAGCCACAAGTTCTACCTGACGGCCAGCGCCCGCATCCGCGCCGAGCGCCGCGCCCGCGAACGCCCGGAGGACGTGCCGGCCATCGAGGCGGCCCTGCAACGCCGCGACGAACTCGACACCGTGCAGAGCGCCCCCGCCCCCGACGCGCTGGTGATCGATACCGGCCCGCTGGACCTGCAGGGCGTGATCGACACCATCCTGACCCGCCTGCGCTGA
- a CDS encoding RluA family pseudouridine synthase: MSDDAPSNAGFAFRSQVRAGGESVLAFLTREYRHSGAEAWAARLAAGEVEVRGVRARGDEVLRGGDVVVWHRPPWREEAAPLDYAVLLEDDALVAVSKPPGLPTLPGAGFLTHTLLTQVRLRYPGASPLHRLGRGTSGAVLFARTGEAGAALSRAWREHEVSKVYRALGAGVPQWDTLDIQAPIGPVPHPRLGSVFAASAEGKASRSVASVRERREDCTLFDVEIHTGRPHQIRIHLAAAGHPLVGDPLYGVGGLPLPDLPGLPGDLGYLLHAWTLHFRHPVTGREVRVEAPPPPDLH; the protein is encoded by the coding sequence ATGTCCGACGACGCTCCGTCCAATGCCGGTTTCGCGTTCCGCTCGCAGGTCCGCGCGGGTGGGGAGAGCGTGCTGGCGTTCCTGACGCGTGAGTACCGGCACTCCGGCGCGGAGGCCTGGGCGGCGCGGCTCGCGGCGGGCGAGGTGGAGGTGCGTGGCGTGCGGGCGCGCGGGGACGAGGTACTGCGCGGCGGGGACGTGGTCGTGTGGCACCGCCCGCCGTGGCGCGAGGAGGCGGCCCCGCTGGACTACGCGGTGCTGCTGGAGGACGACGCGCTGGTCGCGGTCAGTAAACCGCCGGGCCTGCCCACCCTGCCGGGCGCGGGGTTCCTGACGCACACGCTGCTGACGCAGGTGCGCCTGCGCTATCCGGGGGCCAGTCCGCTGCACCGGCTGGGGCGCGGCACGAGCGGCGCGGTGCTGTTCGCCCGGACCGGCGAGGCGGGCGCGGCCCTGTCCCGCGCGTGGCGGGAACACGAGGTGAGCAAGGTGTACCGCGCGCTGGGGGCCGGCGTGCCGCAGTGGGACACGCTGGACATTCAGGCGCCCATCGGGCCGGTGCCGCACCCGCGCCTGGGCAGCGTGTTCGCGGCCAGCGCGGAGGGCAAGGCGTCGCGCAGCGTGGCGAGCGTCCGCGAACGTCGGGAGGACTGCACGCTGTTCGACGTGGAGATCCACACCGGGCGGCCCCACCAGATCCGTATCCACCTGGCCGCCGCCGGGCACCCGCTGGTCGGCGACCCGCTGTACGGCGTGGGTGGCCTTCCCTTGCCGGACCTGCCGGGCCTGCCGGGCGACCTGGGGTACCTCCTGCACGCCTGGACGCTGCACTTCCGGCACCCGGTGACGGGCCGCGAGGTCCGCGTGGAGGCCCCGCCGCCCCCCGACCTGCACTGA
- a CDS encoding sensor domain-containing diguanylate cyclase, which translates to MTFHASDAQRQIARYRSLVQVTAALARLVRTDDLLRAMHEQVRLMFDTPITLLARCTPGGGWHCLTLEGDNVSEQHIPPRPDGLLERVLLGTLRLENDLPAYLERERLGVIRLHYRSDLPHTLSWMGVPLHAGEVRGVLSVQSYALHAFTPEDLEFLELLAVHLSIALENAALHERVDQEAHTDPLTGLWNRRRFTQRGEAALNAAQSGGERFTLAIMDLQDFKAINDRFGHAVGDEVLTGVGTLLRRLTTRGAHVFRLGGDEFAVLLPGDRGGARLTLEGWLEDVRAHPWTTAAPPHLNIGLAQAHPSYSMSDWMREADSQMYEAKRRRLHLIETG; encoded by the coding sequence TTGACCTTCCATGCCTCCGACGCGCAGCGGCAGATCGCCCGGTACCGGTCCCTGGTGCAGGTGACGGCGGCCCTGGCGCGGCTGGTGCGGACCGACGACCTGCTGCGCGCCATGCATGAGCAGGTGCGCCTGATGTTCGACACGCCGATCACCCTGCTGGCCCGCTGCACGCCCGGCGGAGGCTGGCACTGTCTGACCCTGGAGGGCGACAACGTTTCCGAGCAGCACATCCCGCCCCGCCCGGACGGGCTGCTGGAGCGGGTGCTGCTCGGCACGCTCCGGCTGGAGAACGACCTGCCGGCCTACCTGGAACGCGAGCGGCTGGGCGTCATTCGCCTGCACTACCGGTCGGACCTGCCGCACACCCTGTCGTGGATGGGCGTGCCGCTGCACGCCGGGGAGGTCAGGGGCGTGCTGTCGGTGCAGAGTTACGCCCTGCACGCCTTCACGCCCGAGGACCTGGAATTCCTGGAGTTGCTGGCGGTGCACCTGAGCATCGCCCTGGAGAACGCCGCGCTGCACGAACGGGTGGATCAGGAGGCGCACACGGACCCGTTGACGGGCCTGTGGAACCGCCGCCGGTTCACGCAGCGGGGCGAGGCAGCCCTGAATGCCGCGCAGAGTGGCGGCGAGCGCTTCACGCTGGCGATCATGGACCTGCAGGACTTCAAGGCGATCAACGACCGGTTCGGGCACGCGGTCGGGGACGAGGTCCTGACCGGGGTGGGCACGCTGCTGCGCCGCCTGACCACTCGCGGGGCGCACGTGTTCCGGCTGGGCGGCGACGAGTTCGCGGTGCTGCTGCCGGGCGACCGCGGCGGGGCGCGCCTCACGCTGGAAGGCTGGCTGGAGGACGTGCGCGCCCACCCCTGGACGACCGCCGCGCCGCCGCACCTGAACATCGGGCTGGCGCAGGCGCACCCCAGTTACTCCATGAGCGACTGGATGCGCGAGGCGGACTCGCAGATGTACGAGGCCAAACGCCGCCGGCTGCACCTGATCGAGACTGGCTGA
- a CDS encoding DUF3006 domain-containing protein → MKPEPVRSETESVEEGSGATPPAASAATPGAPTEHWTVDGLEDTPRGPVARLELPDGRTIVRPVSDLPPGVRGGDLLAVTDGPDGVTLRLLPEETAARRRAAQATLDTLNAAGRATLPLNDDGDITL, encoded by the coding sequence GTGAAGCCTGAACCTGTTCGTTCCGAAACAGAATCGGTGGAGGAGGGGTCAGGGGCCACCCCGCCCGCCGCAAGCGCCGCCACGCCGGGCGCACCGACCGAACACTGGACGGTCGACGGCCTGGAAGACACCCCGCGCGGCCCGGTCGCCCGCCTGGAACTCCCGGACGGCCGCACCATCGTCCGGCCCGTGAGCGACCTGCCGCCCGGCGTGCGCGGCGGCGACCTGCTGGCCGTCACGGACGGCCCGGACGGCGTGACCCTGCGGCTTCTGCCGGAAGAGACCGCCGCGCGCCGCCGCGCCGCCCAGGCGACCCTGGACACCCTGAACGCGGCGGGCCGCGCCACCCTGCCCCTGAACGACGACGGAGACATCACCCTGTGA
- a CDS encoding nuclear transport factor 2 family protein, with translation MPGPPGDLDLILALDDRWNAAYHHRDPGRLDTVLADDWLGFYHDGTPVTKQELLTGMQTNPTTPLIFERHAARVHGDTAITRGTLYATGTRVQSFLRVYARRDGHWQAVSVQVIP, from the coding sequence GTGCCCGGGCCGCCCGGCGACCTCGACCTGATCCTCGCCCTGGACGACCGCTGGAACGCCGCCTACCACCACCGCGACCCGGGGCGGCTGGACACCGTCCTGGCCGACGACTGGCTGGGCTTCTACCACGACGGCACCCCCGTCACGAAACAGGAACTCCTGACCGGCATGCAGACCAACCCCACCACCCCACTGATCTTCGAACGGCACGCCGCCCGAGTGCACGGCGACACCGCCATCACGCGCGGCACCCTCTACGCCACAGGCACCCGCGTGCAGAGCTTCCTGCGCGTCTACGCCCGCCGGGACGGACACTGGCAGGCCGTCAGCGTGCAGGTAATCCCGTGA
- a CDS encoding tRNA (guanine-N7)-methyltransferase, translating to MIARLGDFQFPDSAARLYPHTPERPWVLEVGFGDGRFWPHFAATFPEAPNYLGVELSGVSLLKAHRRLRDAGLENAALTKLPADVLIREVIPHAGLDLIVVNFPDPWPKAGHTDHRLLRAPFFRLAASRLKPGGMILLTTDHDEYFEFACEQARASGVMQVEITDPPAAALETKYALKWRDLGLGAHHARFIPTAHAPVPHGQTAPYPEEPTAVPHAVLTLPDTFNPQTFEKLTERNPGSRNAEEGGAWTVVLLDLYAGLRRDGWVVLAHVVEGELTQEVLIGITAREDGTHLVRLAKFGGPIITTGVKAAVGVVTRWLEGQGAVVKHHGY from the coding sequence GTGATCGCCCGCCTCGGTGACTTCCAGTTCCCCGACAGCGCCGCGCGCCTGTACCCGCACACCCCCGAACGCCCCTGGGTGCTGGAGGTGGGCTTCGGGGACGGGCGCTTCTGGCCGCACTTCGCCGCCACCTTCCCGGAGGCGCCCAACTACCTGGGCGTCGAACTGTCCGGCGTGTCCCTGCTCAAGGCGCACCGCCGCCTGCGGGACGCGGGCCTGGAGAACGCCGCCCTGACCAAACTGCCCGCCGACGTGCTGATCCGTGAAGTCATCCCGCACGCGGGCCTGGACCTGATCGTCGTGAACTTCCCCGACCCCTGGCCCAAGGCCGGGCACACCGACCACCGCCTGCTGCGCGCGCCGTTCTTCCGGCTGGCGGCCAGTCGCCTGAAACCCGGCGGGATGATCCTGCTCACCACCGACCACGACGAGTACTTCGAGTTCGCGTGCGAACAGGCCCGGGCCAGCGGCGTCATGCAGGTCGAGATCACCGACCCGCCCGCCGCCGCGCTGGAAACCAAGTACGCCCTCAAGTGGCGCGACCTGGGCCTCGGCGCCCACCACGCCCGTTTCATTCCCACCGCGCACGCGCCCGTCCCGCACGGGCAGACCGCGCCCTACCCGGAGGAACCCACCGCTGTGCCCCACGCCGTCCTGACCCTGCCCGACACCTTTAACCCCCAGACCTTCGAGAAACTCACGGAACGCAACCCCGGCAGCCGCAACGCCGAGGAGGGCGGCGCGTGGACCGTCGTGCTGCTCGACCTGTACGCCGGACTGCGCCGCGACGGCTGGGTCGTCCTGGCCCACGTCGTCGAGGGCGAACTGACCCAGGAAGTCCTGATCGGCATCACCGCCCGCGAGGACGGCACGCACCTCGTGCGCCTTGCCAAGTTCGGCGGCCCCATCATCACGACCGGCGTGAAGGCGGCCGTGGGCGTCGTCACCCGCTGGCTCGAAGGCCAGGGCGCGGTCGTCAAGCACCACGGGTACTGA
- a CDS encoding methyltransferase domain-containing protein, with translation MSVILPAVRDRLRAAGEVTFEIPDPDAGLGRYAGEATAHGTHRPWHTWTDLADLLGAHLLTPDRAGEGRVRLTLRAHAPARDPDHAGYGPDGDWARVNKLEDPVFLSTFIEALRRVNPPPGGRVLALGLNAGHELAGLPLAFPDRALTVVGVEIDPAAAQAARERWPQATIHAADVNALPPELGRFDLILALSLLQSPGVTQDVLLATLRRHHLTPGGGLILGYPNARYRDGTLSYGARMRNYARPDLSLLTADLTNARRGLQKHDFKVFVTGKYEVLLTAIPARAATPTGLEL, from the coding sequence ATGAGCGTCATCCTGCCCGCCGTGCGTGACCGGCTGCGCGCAGCGGGTGAGGTGACCTTCGAGATTCCCGACCCCGACGCGGGCCTGGGCCGATACGCGGGCGAGGCCACCGCGCACGGCACGCACCGCCCCTGGCACACCTGGACGGACCTCGCGGACCTGCTCGGCGCGCACCTGCTGACCCCGGACCGGGCAGGGGAGGGCCGCGTGCGCCTGACCCTGCGCGCCCACGCCCCGGCCCGCGACCCCGACCACGCCGGGTACGGCCCGGACGGCGACTGGGCGCGCGTGAACAAGCTGGAAGACCCGGTGTTCCTCTCGACGTTCATCGAGGCGCTGCGCCGCGTGAACCCCCCACCCGGCGGGCGGGTGCTGGCGCTGGGCCTGAACGCCGGGCACGAACTGGCCGGCCTGCCGCTGGCCTTCCCGGACCGCGCGCTGACGGTGGTGGGCGTGGAAATCGACCCGGCCGCCGCGCAGGCCGCCCGCGAGCGCTGGCCCCAGGCGACCATCCACGCGGCGGACGTGAACGCCCTGCCGCCCGAACTGGGCCGCTTCGACCTGATCCTGGCCCTGAGCCTGCTGCAGAGCCCCGGCGTCACGCAGGACGTGCTGCTGGCCACCCTGCGCCGCCACCACCTGACGCCCGGCGGCGGCCTGATCCTCGGCTACCCGAACGCCCGCTACCGCGACGGCACGCTCTCGTACGGCGCCCGCATGCGCAACTACGCCCGCCCGGACCTCAGCCTGCTGACCGCCGACTTGACCAACGCCCGGCGCGGCCTCCAGAAACACGACTTCAAGGTGTTCGTGACCGGCAAGTACGAGGTGCTGCTGACCGCCATTCCCGCCCGCGCCGCCACGCCCACCGGCCTGGAACTGTAA
- the mqnE gene encoding aminofutalosine synthase MqnE has translation MKWLSDPALAPIVEKVEAGERLTFAEGMQLYDTRDLNTLMRLANLRKQQLHGDRVYFVHSMRLEFTNICYVGCTFCAFAAHKNEERAWDYSPEQVAEQVRRRYLPGITELHMSSGHHPNHRWEYYPEMVRGLREAFPDLQVKAFTAAEIEHLSRISKKPTLDVLRELQAAGLAAMPGGGAEIFADRVRRQVAKNKVKAEKWLQIHSEAHSLGMRTNATMLYGHIETLEERLDHMDRLRTLQDDSVARFGGGFHAFIPLAFQPLGNTLAQNLGKTDFTTGLDDLRNLAVARIYLDNFPHIKGYWVMIGSELTQVSLDWGVSDIDGTIQEEHIAHAAGATSPMKLSEQGMIRMIQHAGRTPVLRDAYYNELQTFPRTPATEAAD, from the coding sequence ATGAAGTGGCTCTCCGACCCGGCACTCGCGCCCATCGTGGAAAAGGTCGAGGCGGGCGAGCGCCTGACCTTCGCCGAGGGTATGCAGCTGTACGACACCCGCGACCTGAACACCCTGATGAGACTGGCGAACCTGCGCAAGCAGCAGCTGCACGGCGACCGGGTGTACTTCGTGCACTCCATGCGGCTGGAGTTCACGAACATCTGCTACGTGGGCTGCACCTTCTGCGCGTTCGCCGCCCACAAGAACGAGGAACGCGCCTGGGACTACAGCCCCGAACAGGTGGCCGAACAGGTCCGCCGCCGCTACCTGCCCGGCATCACCGAACTGCACATGAGCAGCGGCCACCACCCCAACCACAGGTGGGAGTACTACCCCGAGATGGTGCGCGGCCTGCGCGAGGCCTTCCCGGACCTGCAGGTCAAGGCGTTCACCGCCGCCGAGATCGAGCACCTGAGCCGCATCAGCAAGAAACCCACCCTGGACGTGCTGCGTGAACTGCAGGCCGCCGGGCTGGCCGCCATGCCCGGCGGCGGCGCCGAGATCTTCGCCGACCGCGTGCGCCGGCAGGTCGCCAAGAACAAGGTCAAGGCCGAGAAATGGCTGCAGATTCACAGCGAGGCGCACTCCCTGGGCATGCGCACCAACGCCACCATGCTGTACGGCCACATCGAAACCCTGGAGGAACGCCTGGACCACATGGACCGCCTGCGAACGTTGCAGGACGACTCCGTGGCCCGCTTCGGCGGCGGGTTCCACGCGTTCATTCCGCTGGCGTTCCAGCCGCTCGGGAACACCCTGGCGCAGAACCTCGGCAAGACCGACTTCACCACCGGCCTGGACGACCTGCGTAACCTCGCCGTGGCCCGCATCTACCTCGATAACTTCCCGCACATCAAGGGTTACTGGGTCATGATCGGCAGCGAACTCACGCAGGTCAGCCTCGACTGGGGCGTGTCCGACATCGACGGCACCATCCAGGAAGAACACATCGCGCACGCCGCCGGAGCGACCAGCCCCATGAAACTCAGCGAGCAGGGCATGATCCGCATGATCCAGCACGCCGGCCGCACCCCCGTCCTGCGCGACGCGTACTACAACGAACTCCAGACCTTCCCCCGCACCCCGGCCACCGAAGCCGCCGACTGA